From Pseudomonadales bacterium:
TTATATGGGGCAATATGAGGGGGTGCAAAAAGAGCGTCAGTATGCAGCCGCTGCGGCTCTGTATCAGGCAATGGGAATTGAGCGCAGCGATAAGGCGGCCAGGCAACAGGCCTTTATGAATAATTTCGATTTCTTTGGAGCGCCACATGCGGCGTTCTTTTTTATTCAAGCTGGCGATCTCAGAGAAGCCGCCGATCTTGGTATGTATGCACAGACGCTGATGCTGAGCATGGCTGCTCAGGGTATTGCCTCTTGTCCGCAAACCGCCTTGAGCTTTCATTGTGATCTGGTGCGAGAAGTGCTAAACATTCCTGCAGAGCAAAAATTGCTGTTTGGCATGTCATTCGGTTACCCAGACCCTTCGGCTGCGGCAAACCAAATAAATATCGAGCGCGCCAGTTTGTCTGAGAACACCTTTTTCCACTAATCTAGTGCGTGAAATACGCATCTCAAATTGGCGCTTGCGGGCGGTTTTAATCGCGTTTCAGCATATTTTAGATCTTGCACTTAAGGCCGTATGCAATCATAATATGCGCGCTAATTTTAACGCCAATCATCGACGATTGGCCCTAATGAGTGTGGTATAGCAGTCCTTATTTGGTCGACTATTTCTTACCTAACCCCTGATTCTCACAACAGAAGGTGAAATTGTGAACACAACCAAGCGTGAACGTCCAGACGATTATTTTAGTGACTGGAAAGAGCGTGAAGCTTTAGCTGAGGGAATGATTCCTTTGGTAGGCAAGCTTTATCGAGAAAAAAATGTAAAGACGTATTTGTATGGCTTTAATCTGCATAATCAGTCTGTTCTCGATATCATGAAAGCCCACCGCAAAGTGCGCTTGGTTGAAGGCAATGAAATGTCAGAATTTGAAACCAGCCCGGTTTTAAATGCGTTGGCAGAATTAGATTTGGGGCCAGCGCATATCGATGTTGGCCGTATCGCCGTCGCCTATGAAGCTGTTAAAGACAGCACCTCACTGGTTGATTTTGTGCAGCAGCAAGTTGCTGAAGTTATTGGCGCTAAAGCGCTTGATCAATCGCCGCGCGATGTTGTGCTGTATGGTTTTGGCCGCATTGGTCGTTTAATGGCGCGCCTGTTGATCGAAAAAACCGGTGGTGGTGAAAACCTGCGTCTTAAGGCGATTGTTGTGCGTAAAGGCAAAGCGCCGAATGATCTTGAGAAACGCGCCTCTTTACTGCGTCGTGACTCAGTGCATGGTGCATTTGATGGCACGATTCGAGTCGATGAAGAGCATAGCTCGCTAGTGCTCAATGGCAATGAGGTTAAAATCATTTATGCCAATTCACCCAGTGATGTTGACTACACCGATTACGGCATCAACGACGCGATTGTGGTCGATAATACTGGCGTTTGGCGTGATCAAGCTGGCTTATCGCAGCACCTGGCCTGTAATGGCGTCAGTAAAGTTATTCTTACTGCCCCTGGCAAAGGCGACTTAAAAAATATTGTTTACGGTATCAATAATAGCGATATCGACGATGCGGATACGATTATATCTGCAGCATCGTGCACCACCAATGCAATCAGCCCGCCATTAAAGGCTATACACGATGGCTTTGGTATCAAGCAGGGGCATGTTGAAACTGTGCATGCTTACACCAATGACCAAAACTTGATTGATAATTACCATTCAGCTGATCGACGTGGTCGCTCTGCTGCGCTGAATATGGTTATTACCGAAACAGGCGCGGCAAAAGCGGTAGCTAAAGTTTTACCGTATTTTGAAGGTAAACTCACAGGTAACGCGATTCGCGTACCGACGCCTAATGTGTCGATGGCGATTTTGAACCTGACGCTAGAAAAAGCGACCAGTGCCGACGAACTGAATGAATATATGCGTCAAATCTCTCTACACTCAGATTTGCGCAAACAAATTGATTACTCGAATACCCCTGAAGCGGTCTCAACCGACTTTGTGGGGACCCGCTGTGCGAGTATTTACGATGCCGAGGCCACTATTGTGAATGGCACTCAAGCGATCGTTTACTTATGGTATGACAATGAGTTTGGTTACTCATGCCAGGTGCACCGCGTACTGGAACAAATGGCTGGGGTAACCTATGCTATATATCCGAAAAACTGACGAGTACTGTATTCTGAACCCCTGAAATAAAGGGGTTTTTGCGTTTTGGCTTTTCTACTCTTTTTACCCCAAACGCACGTAAAATTT
This genomic window contains:
- a CDS encoding nitroreductase; protein product: MTQSIDFEQWAELVKNRRSVRAFLPQPVPQSILEAVFDAANWAPSNCNTQPWQVHIASGESAEQLKRGLSNAMQQGEFSMDYPYMGQYEGVQKERQYAAAAALYQAMGIERSDKAARQQAFMNNFDFFGAPHAAFFFIQAGDLREAADLGMYAQTLMLSMAAQGIASCPQTALSFHCDLVREVLNIPAEQKLLFGMSFGYPDPSAAANQINIERASLSENTFFH
- a CDS encoding glyceraldehyde-3-phosphate dehydrogenase, translated to MNTTKRERPDDYFSDWKEREALAEGMIPLVGKLYREKNVKTYLYGFNLHNQSVLDIMKAHRKVRLVEGNEMSEFETSPVLNALAELDLGPAHIDVGRIAVAYEAVKDSTSLVDFVQQQVAEVIGAKALDQSPRDVVLYGFGRIGRLMARLLIEKTGGGENLRLKAIVVRKGKAPNDLEKRASLLRRDSVHGAFDGTIRVDEEHSSLVLNGNEVKIIYANSPSDVDYTDYGINDAIVVDNTGVWRDQAGLSQHLACNGVSKVILTAPGKGDLKNIVYGINNSDIDDADTIISAASCTTNAISPPLKAIHDGFGIKQGHVETVHAYTNDQNLIDNYHSADRRGRSAALNMVITETGAAKAVAKVLPYFEGKLTGNAIRVPTPNVSMAILNLTLEKATSADELNEYMRQISLHSDLRKQIDYSNTPEAVSTDFVGTRCASIYDAEATIVNGTQAIVYLWYDNEFGYSCQVHRVLEQMAGVTYAIYPKN